The genomic window CGCCCCGCGAACTCCGCCATGACCCCCTGCGCATGCCGCATGCCGGGCGTCAGCGAGTGGGGGTGCCGGTTCGGCCACCGCATGCCGCCGCCGGCCCCGCCGCTGGCCAGGTGCGCCCAGGACATGTGGCGGAAGTAGTTCAGGTCGAAGGTCTCCGGGAGCGTGATCCCGAGATCCTTGAACGTGTGGATGGGTCCGGTCTCGCTGTCGGTGAACGGCCGGCCGTCGCGGATCTCCGCCAGGGCGTGCCGCACCCAGCGTGCCATCGCCTCCGCGGCGCCCACCGTGTCGGTGGGGGAGTCGATCTGCCCCGGCTCGTAGACGTGGGTCGTCGCGAAGTCGAGGTCGGGGTGGCGGAAGATCAGGTCGGCCAGCGGCCCCTCCGGCTGGGCGCCGAAGTGGCTGACGGTCTGGAGGTGGGCCCGGCCGAACCGCGAGCGCTCGATCCCCCGGACGAAGTGCGAGAGCTCCGAGACCACGCCGATCAGGGTCGCCGCCAGGTCCGGCCCGATGGCCTCGGAGGCCACCCCGTGGTCGTGCCCCAGCTCGTTCCAGAGGTCCCACGCGAAGATGGCGCCGCTGCCCCCCCACCGCTCGACGACGAAGGCGAAGCGGCGCTTCACCGCCGCCATGCCGTCGGGGTCCGTGAGCAGGTCGAGCTGGCGGCGGCACGGCCCGCCGCGGCCGGCGTTGTAGGGGTGCGAGTCCCAGAGGACCCAGGTGAAGAAGGTGTCGAACGGCGTCAGCAGCAGCCGCAGGCCGTGGCGCTCGCAGAGGGCCACGAGGTCGTCGATCGCCCGGACGACCACGGGGTCGAACTCCCCGGGCTGCGACTCCAGGTAGAGGCCGTCGCCGACGTATTCGAGCATGACACGGAGCGTGGTCACGCCGCTCTTGCGGAGCCAGGCCAGGTGACGGTCCACGGCGCCCGGGTCGCGGCGGCCGAGCAGCCCTTCGAGGTCCGGCCACGTCAGCGCGTCGTTCTGGCCGATCACCAGGAACGGGCGCCCGTCCTCGGTCTCGAAGTACCGGCGCCCGGGGCCGAGGCGCACCCAGGACGTCGAGGGCGTCGGGCCCGCGTCCGGCCGTGCTTCCACGACCCCGGCGCCCTCGGCGACGGAGGGATGGATGTCCAACAGTCGGCCCTCCCTGACGATCAGAGGTCGGCCGCGAGCCGCGCCGGGCCCTTGCCGTTGCCGTTGGCGTGGCCATTCCCATGGCCGTTGCCGAGGATCTCCGCCGACATGGCCACGGCGAGCGGCCGCTTCTGCGGCGGCGACGCCTCGGCCGGGGCGGGCGCGGCCGCCTCAGGCTGAAGCTTGCCGTCGGCCTGGACCGACTCGACCACCCGCTTGCCCGAGAGGATCGCGCCGTCCTGGTTGACGTACTTCCACTCGCCGAATCGCCCGATCGGGTAGATGTCCAGCTTGTGCAAGTATGCGTTGATCACGGCCAGGCGGCCCTCCCGGTCCGGCGTGAACGGGATGTAGGCATGCGGCATGCCGAGCACCTGCTCGAAGGCGACCTGGTCCCCCTCGCGCCAGAGGTCGGTCCGCTTCAGCCCGGCGACGCAGGCCTCCACCATGGCCCTCTTGCCCTTCACCGGCAGCGGCTTGTACTTCGAGTGGCTGATCTCGAAGGTCAGGGCGCTGTGGCCCGGCGGCGCCGTGTGGGGGGAGGCATTCGACTGCACGAAGATCCGCTGGAAGAGGAACTTGTCCTGCCCCTCGGGATAATAGATCCAGTGCTTCTCCGTCACCTTCTCGCGGTCGATCCCCAGGTTCACGCAGACGACCGCGGTGCTCGGCAGCCCGGCGGCGGCCTTGCGCACCGACTCCGGCGCGCCGTCGATGGCCTCGATCAGCTCCGGCAGCGGCACGCTCGGGAAGAGGCGGTCGTAGCGGATCGTCCGCAGCTCGCCCCCCTCGCCGCGTCCGCCCACTCGGAACGTCGCCCGCTTGCGGGCCGGGTCGATCGAGACGAGCGAGCGTCGCATCGCGAACTCGCCGCCGCGGGCCTCGACCCTCCTGGCCAGGCCGGAGACGAACATCTCGCAGCCCCCGCGCAGCGGGTAGCCGAACCGGGCGTTGGGCCCCATGTCGCCGCGGCCGCGGCGGAGCGAGCCGTCGATGACCTCGTCCAGCGACGGCGTCAGCACCCGCCCGGCGATCCAGTCGCTGCTCATCCGCGCCGGGTCGATGCCCCACACCTTGAAGTTGTAGGGCTGCATGAAGTGCTTCGTGATCCCTTCGCCGAACGTCCGGAGGCTCCACTCCAGGAAATTCAGCGGCCGGCCGCCGTTCGCATTGCCGGCCGGCGCGTCCGCATCGCGGCCCGCCTTGATGACGCCCAGCAGGCACTCCTTGATCACCTCGGGCGGGAGGCCGTAGAGGTTGCCCTGGAACGGGTACCGCTGGTACGAGTCGTAGAGGTGGATCCAGCTCTCGCGCTGCTGCTCGTGGAAGTTGTCCGCGAGGATGCCTCGGAAGAGGCCGTCCACGTAGGGGTCGTTGGTGAAGAAGATGTGGCCGGCGTAGTCGAAGGTGAACCCGTCCTGGACGATCGAGCGGCAGAGCCCGCCGGCGCGGTCGTGGCGGTCGGCCAGGATGAAGTCGGAGTCGTCCAGGTGCAGCCCCGCGCTGAGGCCGGCGGGGCCGCCGCCGACGATGAGGCTCCGCGTGGACTGCGGCGGCCGGGCCGCCCGGGGACGCCGGCGGCCTTCGCCCAGCTTCCCCTCGACCAGGCGTCGCATCGCGTCGGCCGTGCCGTCCCAGCCCATCCCCTTCGCCCGGCGCCGGCCGGCCTCCTCGCGGTCCGCGTCGAACAGGGCGGGGGCCTGCCTCGCGAGCCCCAGGAAGTGTGCGGCGTCGCGGGCCACGAGGACGATGTCCCCGTGGTCGCGGACCACGTCCTGCACGGCCGTCGAGACGATCGGCTTGCCGCCGGCCATGTACTCCAGGGTCTTGGTCGGGCTGATGTGCCGGGTGGCCTCGTTGAGCGCCCAGGGCATCAGGCAGACGTCGAACCCCTTGAGGTACGCGGGCAACTCCGCGTAGCCCTTCTGGCCGAGGTAACGTAGGTTCGGCCTCCGCGGCAGCCGCGCGGGATCGACCTTGATCGTCGGGCCGACCAGGACGACCGAGCCCTCGGGCCGGTCGTCGGCCAGGGCCGCGATGAGGTCGTAGTCGAGCCGCTCGTCCACGACGCCGTAGTAGCCGAGGATCGGCCGGGGCAGGCCGGCCAGGTCGGCCGGGAGCGGCAGGTCGGGGTCGAGGGCCCGGGCGAAGTGCGTCTCCTCCACGGCCGAGGGGAAGCAGTGCACGCCCGGGTTGCGGTCGCGCTTCGCCTCGTACAGGGCCCGCCCGCCCGTGAAGACCACGTCCGCCCGCTCCAGCAGTCGGTCCTCCGCCTCCTTGAGCCCGGCGGGCGCCCCTGCGAATCCGGCGAGCTCGTCCATGCAGTCGTAGACGACGACCTGGCCCGGGCCCAGCCGGTCGCCATAGGCGGCGAACATCGGCGAGTAGAACCAGCGGACCAGCGGCCGCCGGCCGCGGGCCATCGCCACGTACCCCTCGACGAGCCGGCCGAGGTCGTGGTCGACATCCGCCCGGCGATGCGGCCGGAGCACCGTGACGCCGCCGCCGACGTCGAGCACGTCCAGCCCCGCCGGGCGGTCGTCGAAGACGGGCTCCTCCTCGACGATCACCGTCCACTCCCTCGCCAGCCGCGAGAGCAGGTGCTGGGGCCGCTGGAACACCCAGTCCCACCGCAGGTGAGAATGGCAGATCAGGACGGGGGCCTCGCGCCCCACCATGGCGGGTCTCCTGGGCATGTATCGTTTCCTTGCTGGATCGTGCGTGTCGTCTGGTCAAGGGGCCGTCGAGGCGGATCCCGGACGGCCTCCCACGCCGCGGGGGGGCTCGAGGAGAGCCGGATGGCGCGTCAATCGGGGCCTCGGGCGGGGACGGCGGGGCCGTCGAGAAGGGCCAGCCCGATGCCGGTGCGGAACGACATTTTGGTCAAGCAAATCCGAGGCCGCGCTTAAATGAAAAACATTAAGAATGTTGCATAATTTACGCTTTCGAGAATCCCCGGCCCGGTCGGGAAAACCCCGGCCGCCGGCTCGGCCCCGGCGCCGTGGCGTGAATCCGTGGCGTCGATCCGATGTCGGGCCCCGTGCCGCTTGCCCGGAGGCCGGCGCGGCCTTATGCTCGCCCGCGGGACTCCTCATCGCCCACAGGCGGGGGGCCCGCCCCCCGATCCCCCCTCGCCACCGCGGGGGAGGGTCCGGGTGGAGGGAGCCTCGAAGACCTCGGATCGTGAGGCGAAGCAGATTTCAAGGGAACATGCGAAAACAGTTGGCCCCGGCCCGGATGCGTCCGGGCGGCTGTCTCCGTCAGATACCATGACGCATTATGGTGCGATAATATTAGTCGTTTTGTGGTTGGTTTACTCTCGTCCTGTCCTTCCGCCGGGACCGCCGCCATGCCCTCGATGAACCCGGACGACGCGCCGATCAATGACTTCGCCGGCACCGCGGTCCTCCTGACCCGGGCGGGCATGGGCCAGGCCGAGCCGGCGCTCCAGCAGAAGGTCCTCCAGGTCTTCCTCACCATGCTCCTGGAGAACGGCCAGCTCCCGCGGGCCATCTGCCTCTACACCGAGGGCGTGAAGCTCGCCGCCGAGGACTCGCCCGCGCTGGACCTGCTCCGGGGCCTCGCGGCGGAGGGGGTGCCCGTGATCGTCTGCAAGACCTGCTCCGACTTCTACGGCCTGACCGACCACCTCCGCGTCGGCGTCGTCGGCGGCATGGGGGACATCCTCGCCGCCATGGCCACGGCCGCGAAGGTGATCACGGTCTGAGTCCACGCGCGAGGCGGCCCGCGATCTCCGGCCGCCGTTCCCCGTCGACACCGGCGGGCGACGCCGCGACCCTCCGTCCCCTCCCGCCTCCGCGGGGGGAAGGCCCGGGGGGCGGCCGCCCTTGCCAGGAGAAGAGGCCCATGCCCCTGCACGCGAGGAATCCGATCCGCGACCACCTGATGGACGACGTTTATGCGTCCAACGACCTGTCGCTGGCCATCCCGAAGTACCGGATGCCGGCCGGCGAGCACGACCCGAGGAGCGCCCATGCGGTGGTCCAGGACGAGCTGATGCTCGACGGCAACTCGCGGCTCAACCTGGCGACGTTCTGCCAGACCTGGGTCGAGCCCGAGGTGCGCAGCCTCATGGGCGAGAGCCTCGACAAGAACATGATCGACAAGGACGAGTACCCGCAGACCGCGGAGATCGAGTCGCGATGCGTGCACATGATCGCCGACCTCTGGCACGCCCCGCACCACGCCAACACGATCGGCTGCTCGGCGACCGGGTCGAGCGAGGCGGCGATGCTGGGCGGCCTGGCGCTCAAGTGGAGATGGCGAGAGAAGCGCCGGGCCGCCGGGGCGCCCGCGGACCGGCCGAACCTCGTCTGCGGGCCGGTCCAGGTCTGCTGGCACAAGTTCGCCCGCTACTTCGACGTCGAGCTCCGGGAGGTGCCCCTGGAGCCCGGCCGCCTGATGCTCACGCCCGAGGAGGCCGTCGCGCATTGCGACGAGAACACGATCGGCGTGGTGCCCACGCTCGGCGTCACCTTCACCCTGAAGTACGAGCCCGTGGCCGAGATCTGCGCCGCGCTCGATGATCTTCAGGCGCGGACCGGCCTCGACGTCCCGGTCCACGTGGACGCCGCCAGCGGGGGATTCGTCGCCCCGTTCCTGCAGCCGGACCTCGTTTGGGACTTCCGGCTCCCCCGGGTCAAGTCGATCAACGCCTCCGGCCACAAGTACGGCCTGACGCCGCTCGGCTGCGGCTGGGTCGTCTGGCGGGAGAAGGCCGACCTGCCCGACGACCTGATCTTCCACGTCGACTACCTAGGCGGCGACCTGCCGACCTTCGCGCTGAACTTCTCGCGCCCGGGCGGCCAGGTCATCTGCCAGTACTACAACCTGATCCGCCTCGGCCGCGAGGGTTACCGCAAGGTCCAGCACGCCTGCCGCGAGACCGCCGCCTTCCTCGCCGACCATGTCGCCGCGATGGGCCCGTTCGACCTGATCCACGACGGCCGCGACGGCCTCCCGGGCGTCTGCTGGACGATCAAGCCGGGCACCGACCCCGGCTTCACCCTCTACGACCTCGCCGACCGCCTGCGCTACCACGGCTGGCAGGTCCCGACCTACCCCCTCCGCCCGCACTGCGAGTCGACCCTCATCCAGCGTGCCCTCGTCCGCCACGGCTTCAGCCGCGACCTCGCGAAGGTCCTCCTCCGAGACCTCCGGGCGAGCATCCAATTCCTCCACGACCGACCCAACCGCGTCCCCCTCGGCCCGGCCGAGGCCGAGGGGTATCACCACTGACGTCACCCCGAGGCGAGGGGGAGCCCTTCGGGCGATCTGGGGGCACATTCCCGGCCCCCGATCCCGTCCCGGCCCGCTCCAACTCCTTGCCCGGCGCCGACCCCTGCCCGTCGCTCCTCCGCAGGAGGATGACGACGAGCAGGGTGACCGATGCGCTGAAGAGGACCGGCCCCCACAGCCTGAGGAGTGAGTACATGGGCGGTCGGATGACGGTCGGCTGGGACCGCATCTGTCCGGCCGGAAGGCAGTAGGAGGTGACGCTCCCATCCGTCCTGTAGACCCCGGTCCCCTGCTTGTTGCGGTCGAGGATGCCCGCGAGGACGGCCAACGGCAGGTCACTCCGCTCCGTGTCGTAGCAATCTAAGGGTGCCGGGAAGATCGCGGCCGAGAGGTTCAGGCCGACGAGAGCCATAAGGATCGTAACCCCTCGGGCCGCGGAGCAAGACCGGATCACTCCGCCGTTGTGCATCGAATCGCACTTGGACTGGTGGGGACGCGATCGTGGGACTGCCCCGGCAGGGAGGATCGCGGCGACCAGGAGGGTGATTGAGATGCCGACGACAACCGGTGCCCAGATTTGCGGAAGAGTTGGCCACAGGGGACGACATATGACCGACGTGAGCCGACAGTCGCTGGCCCCCGGTATCCCTCGAAAATGCAGGACACTCCCGTCCCCGCGGATCTCGATACACCCTTGGCTGTCTCCTGCCGCGTGCGGAGTCATCTGCCGCCTCGGGTAGTATCTCGATGTGGCGATGCCGCAACCAAGATTCAGAGCCGTCAAGGCCACCAGGGTCATCATCGATCGGACCGTGAGCAGCCGGCTTGGGCGACGCATGGAACTCTCGCTCGCCATGGGTTCCGAAACACGGGCCGTGCCTGGCGGTCACCTGCCGAACCGTCTGGCCGCCCCGGCCTGCGTGGAAGCTCAATGTCACCGCACTGGAGGAACCCGGTCAATCGCCGAGACGTCGAGTCCGATGTCGCGGGGCCGGATCCTCGTCCCCGCAAGGCCGTGAGACGCAACGAATGCGCCGTCACTGACGCTTCCGGCTGGGTTCGGAGAGCGGGATTGAAGGCGCTGTTGCCGCCCCGCTCGCCATGCTCGATACTCGGTGAGGATTCTCCACTCGGCAAGGCCGCATCGGAGCTCTGGCGAGCAACGGGGACGCGACGATGACGAAGACGATCGGACAGGCCGCGGGGGGGCGGGCCCAGGCGCCGCCTCAGCGGATGACCGTGGCGGAGTATGAGGGCCTGATCGAGTCCGGCGTGATCGACGAGAAGGCCCCGGTGGAGCTGGTGGACACGCCGGAAGCCCGGTTGTAGGCTTTGTTGAACGATTCTTTGACATTTCGCCGCGTCGGTGCGCCCGAAGGCCGTGGGCGTACCCTCGCGTGCGGGGCAATCCGATCGGCCGCGTGGACGAGGTGCCGGAATGACTCGATGGCTCGCCCTCGCCTACGTGATCGTCGTCGCGGCCCCGGCTCTTGGATCGGATGAGGAATTCGAGCGGTCGGTTCGGCCGCTGCTGGTGGAGCGGTGCCAGAAGTGCCACGGGGCGGGGAAGAGTTCCGGCGGGCTCAGGCTCGACTCGCGCGAGGCGATCCTCAAGGGGGGAGATACCGGGCCGGCGGCCGTCGAGGGGAAGCCCGATGAGAGCCTGATCGTCCAGGCGATCGAGCAGCGCGACGAGCTCCGGATGCCGCCGAAGGGGAAGCTCGAGGCCCGCGAGATCGCGGTGCTCCGGCGGTGGATCGAGAAGGGCGCGGCGTGGCCGTCTCCCGGCGGCGCGACGGAGCACACCAAGGCGAAGGAGACGGTCGCCGCGACGGCCGGGCGGGACTGGTGGTCGTTCCAGCCCCTGCGCGACGCGACGCCTCCGGCCGTGAAGGACGAGGCCTGGCCTCGGGACGAGATCGATCGCTTCCTGCTGGCGAAGCTCGAAAGCCGGGGCCTGAAGCCGGCGCCGGAGGCGGATCGGCGGACGTGGATCCGGAGGGCGACGTATGACCTCACGGGGCTGCCGCCCTCGGCGGAGGAGGTGGATGCGTTCGCCCGCGACGACGCGCCGGACGCGTTCGCGAGGCTCGTCGATCGGCTGCTCGCCTCGCCCGCGTACGGCGAGCGGTGGGGGCGGCACTGGCTGGACCTCGTCCGGTATGCGGACACGGCGGGGGAGAACTCGGATCACCCGACGCCGCATTCGTGGCGGTATCGGAACTGGGTCATCGACGCCTTCAACCGCGACGTGCCCTACGACGAGTTCGTCCGCCTCCAGGTGGCCGGCGACCTGGTCGCCGCGGGCGGGCCGCCGGAGAAGCACGCCGAGGGCATCGTCGCGACCGGGTTCCTGGCGATCGCCCGGCGGTTCGGGCACGACATCGACAAGGACGTGCACCTGACGCACGAGGACGTGATCGACACGATGGGGAGGACCTTCCTAGGCCTCTCGATCGCGTGCGCCCGGTGCCACGACCACAAGTATGATCCGATCAGCGCGCGTGACTATTACGCCCTCTCCGGCATCCTCCAGAGCACCCGGTTCAGCTTCCCCGGCTGCGAGCCGAAGCCGCTGCCGCGGGACCTCGTGCCGATGATGCCGGCCGAGGCCTGGGCCCGGACCATCCGGCCGCACCGAGAGGCGCTCGAGGCGATCGACGCCGAGCTGAAGCGGATTGCGGACCAGGTCGCGGCCGAATCGCGACGACTCTTCGCCGGGGGCGTGAGCGAGGCCGACGTCGCGGCCCGGGGCTCGATCCCGGACGGCGGGAGCCGGGCGTTCGGGGACGCCCCGGGGGCCAAGATCGAGGCGGTCGAGGTCGAGCCCGGGACGATGCTCCGGCTGTCGGTGGCGCCGCTCGGCAATCACGGGGCGGACTCGACGCGCGTGGAGCTGGAGATCGCCGAGGCGAACGGCCCGGGGCGGTGGGACCTCGTCGCGGACGTGCTCGACGACCTGCTCGCCGGGAACCCGCACGCGGACCGCCTGGGGCATCAGGCCGTCTGGTGGTTCCTCGACGGCCGCCCCGGGCGCGGGCCCTTGCCGGAGCCCGTCCGCGAGCTGGGCGGGAACAAGGGCCTCCACGTATGGCGGGACGGCGACACGCCGTCGGTCTTCGCGAACGCGCGGCCGACGGAGCTGCCGGTCTGGACGAAGCTGCCGCCCCGCTCGGTCTTCGTCCACCCCGCGCCCGACGGGCCGGTCGCGGTCGGCTGGGTCAGCCCGATCCGCGGGCGAGTCACGATCAAGGGCCGGATCGTCGACGCCCATCCCGGCGGCCCCGACGGCGTGGCCTGGTCGATCGACCGCCTCGAGGGCGATCGCCGCGACGCCCTGAATCGCCTGGCCGGGCTCAACGCCCGGCGCACCGAGC from Aquisphaera giovannonii includes these protein-coding regions:
- a CDS encoding FAD-dependent oxidoreductase — protein: MPRRPAMVGREAPVLICHSHLRWDWVFQRPQHLLSRLAREWTVIVEEEPVFDDRPAGLDVLDVGGGVTVLRPHRRADVDHDLGRLVEGYVAMARGRRPLVRWFYSPMFAAYGDRLGPGQVVVYDCMDELAGFAGAPAGLKEAEDRLLERADVVFTGGRALYEAKRDRNPGVHCFPSAVEETHFARALDPDLPLPADLAGLPRPILGYYGVVDERLDYDLIAALADDRPEGSVVLVGPTIKVDPARLPRRPNLRYLGQKGYAELPAYLKGFDVCLMPWALNEATRHISPTKTLEYMAGGKPIVSTAVQDVVRDHGDIVLVARDAAHFLGLARQAPALFDADREEAGRRRAKGMGWDGTADAMRRLVEGKLGEGRRRPRAARPPQSTRSLIVGGGPAGLSAGLHLDDSDFILADRHDRAGGLCRSIVQDGFTFDYAGHIFFTNDPYVDGLFRGILADNFHEQQRESWIHLYDSYQRYPFQGNLYGLPPEVIKECLLGVIKAGRDADAPAGNANGGRPLNFLEWSLRTFGEGITKHFMQPYNFKVWGIDPARMSSDWIAGRVLTPSLDEVIDGSLRRGRGDMGPNARFGYPLRGGCEMFVSGLARRVEARGGEFAMRRSLVSIDPARKRATFRVGGRGEGGELRTIRYDRLFPSVPLPELIEAIDGAPESVRKAAAGLPSTAVVCVNLGIDREKVTEKHWIYYPEGQDKFLFQRIFVQSNASPHTAPPGHSALTFEISHSKYKPLPVKGKRAMVEACVAGLKRTDLWREGDQVAFEQVLGMPHAYIPFTPDREGRLAVINAYLHKLDIYPIGRFGEWKYVNQDGAILSGKRVVESVQADGKLQPEAAAPAPAEASPPQKRPLAVAMSAEILGNGHGNGHANGNGKGPARLAADL
- a CDS encoding DsrE family protein codes for the protein MPSMNPDDAPINDFAGTAVLLTRAGMGQAEPALQQKVLQVFLTMLLENGQLPRAICLYTEGVKLAAEDSPALDLLRGLAAEGVPVIVCKTCSDFYGLTDHLRVGVVGGMGDILAAMATAAKVITV
- a CDS encoding PSD1 and planctomycete cytochrome C domain-containing protein, which gives rise to MTRWLALAYVIVVAAPALGSDEEFERSVRPLLVERCQKCHGAGKSSGGLRLDSREAILKGGDTGPAAVEGKPDESLIVQAIEQRDELRMPPKGKLEAREIAVLRRWIEKGAAWPSPGGATEHTKAKETVAATAGRDWWSFQPLRDATPPAVKDEAWPRDEIDRFLLAKLESRGLKPAPEADRRTWIRRATYDLTGLPPSAEEVDAFARDDAPDAFARLVDRLLASPAYGERWGRHWLDLVRYADTAGENSDHPTPHSWRYRNWVIDAFNRDVPYDEFVRLQVAGDLVAAGGPPEKHAEGIVATGFLAIARRFGHDIDKDVHLTHEDVIDTMGRTFLGLSIACARCHDHKYDPISARDYYALSGILQSTRFSFPGCEPKPLPRDLVPMMPAEAWARTIRPHREALEAIDAELKRIADQVAAESRRLFAGGVSEADVAARGSIPDGGSRAFGDAPGAKIEAVEVEPGTMLRLSVAPLGNHGADSTRVELEIAEANGPGRWDLVADVLDDLLAGNPHADRLGHQAVWWFLDGRPGRGPLPEPVRELGGNKGLHVWRDGDTPSVFANARPTELPVWTKLPPRSVFVHPAPDGPVAVGWVSPIRGRVTIKGRIVDAHPGGPDGVAWSIDRLEGDRRDALNRLAGLNARRTELARRRAELEAKAPRPELAYAVAEGTETDSPIHLRGDPEKRGPVVPRRWLEVLGGQAVPQGKGSGRRELAGWLTSPTNPLAARVMVNRIWQGHFGRGLVATPSDFGTRGMPPTHPELLDWLASRFIKDGWSVKAMHRRILLSAAYRQASTGDAHALELDPDNALRGRFGRRRLDAEEIRDSLLIAGGSLDPTPGGPHPFPPESSWSFTQHNPFQAFYETDRRSVYLVSLRNRRQPFLGLFDGADPNATTPERQETTVPTQALFFLNDPFFHRQAGRLAGRAIAAGPGESARLDELYRLALQRAPRGSDRATAAAFLARYAAELAGFPPAEATRQAWSALARAVLASNEFLYQD
- a CDS encoding glycoside hydrolase 5 family protein — encoded protein: MDIHPSVAEGAGVVEARPDAGPTPSTSWVRLGPGRRYFETEDGRPFLVIGQNDALTWPDLEGLLGRRDPGAVDRHLAWLRKSGVTTLRVMLEYVGDGLYLESQPGEFDPVVVRAIDDLVALCERHGLRLLLTPFDTFFTWVLWDSHPYNAGRGGPCRRQLDLLTDPDGMAAVKRRFAFVVERWGGSGAIFAWDLWNELGHDHGVASEAIGPDLAATLIGVVSELSHFVRGIERSRFGRAHLQTVSHFGAQPEGPLADLIFRHPDLDFATTHVYEPGQIDSPTDTVGAAEAMARWVRHALAEIRDGRPFTDSETGPIHTFKDLGITLPETFDLNYFRHMSWAHLASGGAGGGMRWPNRHPHSLTPGMRHAQGVMAEFAGRIDWPAFASRNVTAELKARPEEVAVHGCSDGRQAVIWAIRSEGSAGPDGDLCFRPLLEGASVELPGMEPGAYRVDHVETANGHGLAAAVVECRSGPLTLDLPPFRHDVAIAVRPAAPGRGRP
- a CDS encoding glutamate decarboxylase, with the protein product MPLHARNPIRDHLMDDVYASNDLSLAIPKYRMPAGEHDPRSAHAVVQDELMLDGNSRLNLATFCQTWVEPEVRSLMGESLDKNMIDKDEYPQTAEIESRCVHMIADLWHAPHHANTIGCSATGSSEAAMLGGLALKWRWREKRRAAGAPADRPNLVCGPVQVCWHKFARYFDVELREVPLEPGRLMLTPEEAVAHCDENTIGVVPTLGVTFTLKYEPVAEICAALDDLQARTGLDVPVHVDAASGGFVAPFLQPDLVWDFRLPRVKSINASGHKYGLTPLGCGWVVWREKADLPDDLIFHVDYLGGDLPTFALNFSRPGGQVICQYYNLIRLGREGYRKVQHACRETAAFLADHVAAMGPFDLIHDGRDGLPGVCWTIKPGTDPGFTLYDLADRLRYHGWQVPTYPLRPHCESTLIQRALVRHGFSRDLAKVLLRDLRASIQFLHDRPNRVPLGPAEAEGYHH